The following is a genomic window from Rhododendron vialii isolate Sample 1 chromosome 9a, ASM3025357v1.
ACCTCATTGATTTAGTAAGTGACCATGACATATTTCCGGTCAAATATGTTGTTTCATGTTGGCCAATTCTTAGTATTCGCTGCATGCGCAGCATGACTACAGCGAGGATAAGGGTTTCTTCTCGTTGGTACTGTTGTGACCATCTTCACTGTTATCTACATCTTATCCTTTTTATCGGTTCCTTTTTGTCCGCTCATTGATGTTTGAAATATCATCATTTACCTTCAGGAGTTTTGGTCTGCAGAAGTTTCACCCTCTTTTTTGCTTGCAGGGCGGTTGCCAAGTACCTTCAACTCTTGTTTGAGAAGGAAGCAGAGCATGGAAGGAAGGTTCTTCCCATGGACAACCTGTTGGTAGGAAAAACTCGTAAGGAGGCATCGAGGATGTTTTTTGAAGCATTGGTACGTTTTATACCAATTTTCTAGTTGTGGAAGAACTGAAAGCAGACTCGTTATATTTCGTCTTTAGCATTTGTTTTTGGTTCACTTTATTTAATTATAATAACTCTTCACCAAATTGTTGTTGGTGTTAATATGAACTATTTGCAGGTTCTTAAAACTAGAGATTACATCCATGTAGAGCAGGAAGCTAGCCCCTTTCGGAGACATAAATATAAAGCCTCGAGTAATGCTCATGAAATCGGACTTGTGATCCTTTAGATAGATAAAGACGACACACTCTTGCAAAGAATCATAAGTACTAATTAGCAGAAAGTTCAGTAAGTTATGGGGTTTATTCTTCCTTGTATCAATTCTTTTCTAACGTATCCGCTGTGATGTATCATGTAATTGGTAGTTTTTGCTTAGTCTAGTGGTGGATCCAAGTGCCTCATGTATCCCTATAGCGATCGTATAAAGTGATGTAATATGAACCTTGTTTATGTGTATATAATCTGTCATTTGCAGTTGGGTGCTAATTTTAGCTGTTTAGCTATTCGAATAACCTGTATTTGTTCCATTGCGATCTCGCGCTCTTGTACCCGTGTTACATCCGAAGCATTTAAGGTCTTTTCTCGACGATTGCTGTAAAAAAACGCTTAATTTATTTCCCTTAAGCCTTCTTGTCCCTGTTTTATGGTGCTAAAGTTCACTTGGGCACAAAAT
Proteins encoded in this region:
- the LOC131301066 gene encoding sister chromatid cohesion 1 protein 4-like, giving the protein MQDMEYAVDWHDTGFLNADDEDYAEDEECMPSAEQTSFLENSGWSSRSRAVAKYLQLLFEKEAEHGRKVLPMDNLLVGKTRKEASRMFFEALVLKTRDYIHVEQEASPFRRHKYKASSNAHEIGLVIL